A stretch of the Aegilops tauschii subsp. strangulata cultivar AL8/78 chromosome 4, Aet v6.0, whole genome shotgun sequence genome encodes the following:
- the LOC109750410 gene encoding uncharacterized protein has translation MEMIPPAAAAAAPPRRGGAVTEEERQRKRKTSNRLSAQRSRVKRQQREDNLAARVAQLSIDNEAMRVTTGLVQQQCSLVEQQNRVLFADARCLYSLLQQQNSQLRLLGQITGVPMDVQEIPVHLTQLYGGLQTPPAPPLSFPPEIQMMFQPEQLDDIMDDAGSLPWL, from the coding sequence ATGGAGATGATTCCgccggctgcggcggcggcggcgccaccACGCCGTGGCGGCGCGGTCACCGAGGAGGAGCGGCAGCGCAAACGGAAGACCTCCAACCGCCTCTCGGCGCAGAGATCTCGCGTTAAGAGGCAGCAGCGCGAGGACAATCTGGCCGCGCGCGTGGCCCAGCTCTCGATCGACAACGAGGCCATGCGTGTCACCACCGGCCTCGTGCAGCAGCAATGCAGCCTGGTCGAGCAGCAGAACCGTGTGCTCTTCGCAGACGCTCGTTGCCTCTACAGCCTTCTCCAGCAGCAAAACTCCCAACTCCGCTTGCTCGGGCAGATCACCGGCGTTCCGATGGACGTGCAGGAAATCCCCGTCCACCTCACACAGCTGTACGGCGGCCTGCAGACGCCACCGGCGCCGCCCCTATCCTTCCCGCCGGAGATTCAGATGATGTTCCAGCCGGAGCAGCTCGATGATATCATGGACGATGCAGGGAGTCTCCCGTGGCTCTGA
- the LOC109750411 gene encoding calvin cycle protein CP12-1, chloroplastic, with product MATITTMAFMATFRAPRTVAQPPATLPSRPDVVSFAARAMRAHGRRLVAVAGSPSTPPELAQKVTESIKQAEETCAGDPEGGECVAAWDEVEELSAAASHARDRKKEHSDPLEEFCEDNPETDECRTYDS from the coding sequence ATGGCCACCATCACCACCATGGCCTTCATGGCCACCTTTCGGGCTCCCAGAACCGTTGCGCAGCCCCCGGCCACGCTGCCATCTCGCCCGGACGTCGTGTCGTTCGCGGCCCGGGCGATGCGCGCGCACGGCCGGCGGCTGGTGGCCGTGGCGGGCTCGCCGTCCACGCCCCCGGAGCTGGCGCAGAAGGTGACGGAGAGCATCAAGCAGGCGGAGGAGACGTGCGCGGGGGACCCGGAGGGCGGCGAGTGCGTGGCGGCGTGGGACGAGGTGGAGGAGCTCAGCGCGGCGGCCAGCCACGCGCGCGACCGCAAGAAGGAGCACAGCGACCCGCTGGAGGAGTTCTGCGAGGACAACCCCGAGACCGACGAGTGCCGCACCTACGACAGCTAG